A window from Toxoplasma gondii ME49 chromosome IX, whole genome shotgun sequence encodes these proteins:
- a CDS encoding hypothetical protein (encoded by transcript TGME49_267610), whose amino-acid sequence MQTTRSFWYRVAPQEIPSAREIAKTCVLRQRREQTRENKRKGGRAFTPRKRASSFFPSSFLARFLCSSFPSVPTVLSLLCCLCSLPFVACSLFFSVCLEGPAAAQCRQERESEERKNNMPVLNCPFLPIFRHKDTPHLLLSAVVHSSSHELV is encoded by the coding sequence ATGCAGACAACGCGTTCCTTTTGGTATCGTGTTGCCCCGCAAGAAATCCCTTCTGCGAGGGAGATAGCGAAAACCTGTGTTTTgcgacaaaggagagaacaaacacgagagaacaaaagaaaaggaggcagGGCGTTCacgccgagaaaaagagcgagctctttttttccctcttcctttctcgcgcgtttcctttgctccagttttccttctgtgcccactgtgctgtctctcctctgttgtctctgttcacTCCCCTTCGTtgcttgttctcttttcttctctgtctgtctggaAGGCCCTGCGGCTGCGCAGTGCaggcaggaaagagagagcgaggaaaggaagaacaacATGCCTGTCCTCAACTGTCCTTTTCTGCCAATTTTTAGACACAAAGACACACCGCATCTGCTCCTCAGCGCAGTGGTCCACTCGTCAAGTCACGAACTCGTTTAG
- a CDS encoding multi-pass transmembrane protein (encoded by transcript TGME49_267620~Predicted trans-membrane domain (TMHMM2.0):350-373:393-416:435-453), with protein sequence MAGFFPPLSFDPAETVEEAFIAPPANVMENKEILEEAEKRILYEDFASVGIMPDTYLSLDELLSRLRRSRKSYDEEMIRRIFCALSSYSVTGTNYLSGRTFIESYMKRRRELSAVLETARSELESAERMLEQAETNLQNVERNPAAAIGEESKLTVQVVSVQNLDDASVASPAEGLLYKIHLECQQQVIETQPAPVRQGSCYLNEIFSFEVNQREGSLRLCLVRVDPYGGPDELVGDCAVLLDQLADQKKHEMTKEIWGHKGEILLSCQWIYSKKLLYSTYLGEFSVRRDVKLREISDYQLEADKLNQPFGTPEKPTRGFFGAFAAGPELLSKLLEQLRVYLKLGSWMATTQHMAALTFCLSCIAGFSRPVFLDQMIAGFTFWNNIDPRRWTVHRYSFLMLCCAVGVLYDVWWMRIYFSAWNLSSVEADIHNITKVFSIFLCIWKCALYMLFWKNRHDLQKKVVHGNELSTATGAYMPLKVEDSSVLGLSSAPRNASASAYLAKGGEC encoded by the exons ATGGCTggcttcttccctcctctttccttcg ATCCCGCGGAGACGGTCGAAGAGGCATTCATCGCACCTCCTGCCAATGTGATGGAGAACAAGGAAATTCttgaagaggcagaaaa ACGGATTCTCTACGAGGACTTTGCGAGCGTGGGCATCATGCCTGACACGTATCTTTCTCTCGACGAGCTGCTGAGCCGACTAAGG CgctcaagaaagagctacGACGAAGAGATGATTCGCCGCATCTTCTGCGCACTGTCCTCCTACTCGGTGACAGGGACAAACTACCTGTCGGGTCGCACGTTCATCGAATCCTACATGAAACGC CGCCGCGAACTGTCTGCAGTTCTTGAGACAGCGCGCAGCGAACTGGAGAGCGCCGAACGCATGCTCGAGCAGGCCGAAACGAATTTGCAGAACGTCGAAAGGAATCCCGCAGCTGCCATC ggagaagaaagcaagctGACTGTCCAGGTGGTCTCCGTGCAGAATCTCGACGACGCGTCGGTCGCCTCTCCCGCTGAGG GACTCCTGTACAAAATTCACTTGGAGTGTCAGCAGCAAGTCATCGAGACTCAGCCTGCTCCCGTGCGTCAAGGCAGCTGTTACTTGAACGAAATTTTCTCGTTCGAAGTCAACCAACGCGAGGGAAGCTTGCGACTCTGCCTCGTCCGCGTTGATCCGTACGGAGGACCCGACGAGCTCGTGGGGGATTGTGCAGTCTTGCTCGACCAACTCGCAG atCAGAAAAAGCACGAGATGACGAAGGAGATTTGGGGACACAAGGGCGAaattcttctttcctgtcaaTGGATTTACTCGAAG AAACTGCTATACAGCACATATCTGGGGGAGTTCTCGGTTCGCCGAGATGTGAAGTTGCGGGAGATTTCCGACTATCAGCTCGAAGCAGATAAGTTGAACCAGCCGTTTGGGACACCCGAGAAGCCGACGCGGGGCTTCTTCGGCGCCTTCGCGGCAGGTCCTGAGCTTCTGTCGAAGCTCCTCGAGCAGCTGCGTGTCTACCTGAAACTCGGCAGCTGGATG GCGACCACTCAACACATGGCCGCACTCacgttctgcctctcctgcaTCGCTGGCTTTTCGCGCCCAGTCTTCCTTGACCAGATGATTGCAGGTTTCACTTTCTGGAACAACATCG ATCCAAGACGGTGGACGGTCCATCGCTATTCTTTCCTCATGCTATGCTGCGCGGT AGGAGTGCTCTATGACGTCTGGTGGATGCGGATCTACTTCAGTGCGTGGAACCTCA gctctGTGGAAGCAGATATTCACAACATCACCAAAgttttctccattttcctctgcatctgGAAG TGTGCCCTCTACATGCTCTTCTGGAAAAATCGCCACGATCTTCAAAAGAAG GTTGTCCACGGAAATGAGCTTTCGACTGCCACTGGAGCGTACATGCCTCTCAAAGTTGAAGATTCATCAGTCTTGGGTCTTAGCTCTGCACCGAGGAACGCCAGCGCCTCGGCTTATCTG gcGAAAGGAGGCGAGTGCTGA
- a CDS encoding hypothetical protein (encoded by transcript TGME49_267585~Predicted trans-membrane domain (TMHMM2.0):80-103:122-145): MWTLETTARERNCTCQLAWRSIGRPRRDFWRNPNPQRRAHVLKVTGENRIACAGVSEAYSSRERGCFFAKIRRLLLPENRAFFRVSILFGVLFLNRVYPFTLFVAAFDPHSRLSRVGTCRTVPFFHRSVLAGLSRFCIFHLLFWLPLCCDSFFRLVPSAFFDKTPALCSTASAQATRERA, from the exons ATGTGGACTCTGGAAACTACCGcacgcgagagaaactgcaCTTGCCAG CTTGCGTGGCGCTCTATAGGCCGGCCCCGTCGCGATTTCTGGCGGAACCCAAACCCCCAGAGGAGAGCACATGTGCTCAAGGTGACAGGAGAGAACCGCATCGCCTGCGCCGGCGTTTCGGAAGCGTATTCTAGCAGGGAACGAGGTTGTTTTTTTGCGAAGATTCGGCGGTTGTTGCTGCCAGAAAATCGCGCGTTCTTTCGTGTCTCAATTCTGTTTGGTGTTCTTTTCCTGAATCGCGTTTACCCTTTCACGCTGTTCGTGGCTGCTTTTGATCCGcactctcgtctctctcgcgtcggcACCTGCCGCACCGTTCCGTTTTTTCACCGGAGTGTTTTGGCTGggctctcgcgcttctgcaTTTTTCATTTGCTTTTTTGGCTGCCTCTGTGCTGCGActcgttttttcgtctcgtccCGTCCGCTTTCTTCGACAAAACTCCCGCACTCTGCAGCACCGCCAGCGCACAGGCCACGCGGGAGAGGGCGTGA
- a CDS encoding hypothetical protein (encoded by transcript TGME49_267630~Signal peptide predicted by SignalP 2.0 HMM (probability 0.950) with cleavage site probability 0.812 at residue 17) produces the protein MELSCLMSAWVFAPASPSPPVRNSSKPKGGNREFAWKGEDARARAVVPQTGHECVFELVRFHFSSVSSCRKKNRPRELQNSCVLPFSTNPVFSTLTPNPFNRKCGQRATSVVSCSLVRRSICQDRLFSAGALVRQPWVRQAGTVIDFPVQENQSF, from the coding sequence ATGGAGCTGTCTTGTTTAATGTCTGCCTGGGTCTTTGCTCCTGCATCCCCTTCTCCACCTGTTCGTAACTCGAGTAAACCGAAAGGAGGTAACCGAGAATTTGCttggaaaggagaagacgctAGAGCCCGCGCCGTGGTTCCCCAGACGGGCCATGAGTGCGTGTTCGAGCTCGTTCGTTTCCATTTCTCGTCAGTTTCATCTTGTCGCAAAAAGAACAGGCCCAGAGAACTACAGAACTCGtgcgttcttcctttctcaaCAAATCCTGTGTTTTCAACCCTGACCCCAAATCCTTTCAACCGCAAATGCGGCCAGCGCGCTACCTCTGTTGTGTCTTGTTCGCTTGTTCGCCGCAGCATCTGTCAAGACAGACTTTTCTCGGCTGGCGCGCTGGTTCGTCAACCATGGGTGAGGCAGGCGGGCACTGTGATCGACTTTCCTGTCCAAGAAAACCAGAGTTTCTGA
- a CDS encoding FHA domain-containing protein (encoded by transcript TGME49_267600): MRGDENARPSRVIRGVSLVKKRVQNSSGRFFPSARHALLAARHPKAVDELSVIEDIKTLKKVAKEKEEDPDWTRLRLKWLEHIQRDKFRRHADLREKLKNTGGRELVWLNNADSFFGQVHNRGQNHLGRILMEIRSNINEDTELESWIVICHDIETDERSVPILKLLERKEGETQVTEIVLKGKSFYRLGKLPDNDLVALNPSISRRHAALVVLKGGSVLLIDLKSKAKTFKNGVALENDHVGVQVETNDIISMGTSRRQYLLEIDNTGILDYLQRRSRELRKEIAMLEDDFNPNSINKSATRLFVGGLAYNTSRYDICELFGPVGPIVDVSLPQIDRAIPNDSEDAFAVRGIAFIEFADRKDARTALELSGRHLCGRPITVNYANLTKEERAVQSALLGEEKCLSSFVPATSKTFEHPTQRSLHTGTNLDLSEEFADSKRRSRWDLHDDRTEKNYGADESRIAGEGLRSEKEAQREMFVAAGRGSETGRSNFSSSASGLGGGEVNQERGERERETENERDRERDSENERDREREREERDREREREERDREREREREREREREERDRQREREERDRQREREREREEREREREERDRQREREERDREREERDEGESGSEGEKERGRGERKREGERRRRRADEDAKERRGEKDERGDREERRKKRRGETSSSKDERRHHGRRGDDKEEDGASEKEREETQDKKDKESRKRKKERRNSTQEE, encoded by the exons atgcgtggagacgaaaacgcgcGTCCGTCTCGCGTGATCcgcggcgtttctctcgtcaA AAAACGCGTCCAGAACtcgagt GggcgcttcttcccctccgcCAGACACGCTCTGCTCGCGGCGCGGCACCCGAAGGCTGTCGACGAGTTGAGCGTCATCGAAGACATAAAGACTCTCAAGAAGGTcgcaaaggagaaggag GAGGACCCAGACTGGACACGATTGAGACTCAAATGGCTCGAGCATATTCAACGCGATAAATTTCGACGCCATGCAG ATCTGcgggagaagctgaagaacaCTGGCGGGCGCGAACTCGTGTGGCTCAACAACGCAGACAGTTTCTTCGGACAGGTTCACAACCGCGGGCAAAATCACTTAGGTCGCATCCTCATGGAAATCCGCTCAAACATCAATGAAGACACTGAACTCGAAT CGTGGATTGTCATCTGCCATGACATCGAGACCGATGAACGATCTGTACCCATTCTGAAGCTcttggagagaaaagaaggagaaacgcaagtCACTGAAATCGTCCTCAAGGGGAAAAGCTTTTACCGCCTCG GGAAACTTCCTGACAACGACCTTGTGGCGCTGAATCCGTCGATTTCCAGACGCCATGCGGCACTCGTTGTGCTCAAGGGAGGAAGTGTTCTGTTGATTGATTTGAAGAGCAAGGCGAAGACTTTCAA AAATGGCGTCGCACTTGAAAACGATCACGTGGGCGTCCAGGTGGAGACGAACGACATCATCAGCATGGGAACCTCCAGGCGTCAGTATCTCCTCGAA ATTGACAACACCGGCATCCTGGACTACTTGCAGCGTAGAAGTCGAGAGCTGAGGAAGGAAATTGCGATGCTCGAAGACGACTTCAATCCGAACTCGATCAACAAGAGCGCGACAAGG CTGTTCGTCGGAGGCCTGGCGTACAACACGAGCCGCTACGACATCTGCGAACTCTTCGGACCCGTTGGCCCGATCGTGGATGTCTCGCTCCCGCAAATCGACCGCGCTATCCCCAACGACTCAGAAG ACGCGTTCGCCGTCCGAGGCATCGCCTTCATCGAATTCGCGGACAGGAAAGACGCGCGCACTGCGCTCGAGCTTTCAGGCAGGCACCTCTGCGGACGCCCAATCACC GTGAACTACGCGAACTtgacgaaggaagagcggGCAGTGCAGAGCGCGTTGCTTGGG GAGGAGAAATGCTTGTCTTCGTTCGTTCCCGCGACGTCGAAGACGTTCGAACACCCGACCCAGAGGTCTCTGCACACGGGGACGAACTTGGATCTCTCGGAAGAGTTTGCGGATTCGAAGAGGCGCAGCAGGTGGGATCTGCACGAcgacagaacagagaagaactaCGGCGCAGACGAAAGTCGAATCGCAGGCGAGGGTCTGCGCAGTGAAAAGGAGGCTCAAAGAGAAATGTTTGTGGCAGCGGGTCGCGGCTCCGAAACAGGACGGTCCAACTTCTCCAGCTCTGCTTCCGGACTCGGTGGAGGCGAAGTGAAccaagaacgaggagagcgagagcgagagaccgagaacgagagagacagagagcgagacagcgagaatgagagagacagagaacgagagagagaagagagagacagagagcgagagagagaagagagagacagagagcgagagagagaacgagagagagaacgagagagagaagagagagacagacagcgagagagagaagagagagacagacagcgagagagagaacgagaaagagaagagagagaacgagagagagaagagagagacagacagcgagagagagaagagagggatcgagagagagaagaaagagacgaaggtgAGTCGGggagtgaaggagagaaggagagaggaaggggagaacgaaaaagagagggagagaggcgtcGTCGGAGGGCTGACGAGGatgcgaaagagaggagaggagagaaggatgagagaggagacagagaagagaggagaaaaaagcgaagaggcgagacaTCAAGCTCCAAGGACGAACGCCGACACCacggacgcagaggcgatgacaaagaagaagacggtgcttcagaaaaagaacgagaggagacgcaagaCAAGAAGGACAAGGAATCGCGAAAAcgcaagaaggagagaagaaacagcacACAGGAAGAGTAA
- a CDS encoding hypothetical protein (encoded by transcript TGME49_267590~Signal peptide predicted by SignalP 2.0 HMM (probability 0.984) with cleavage site probability 0.447 at residue 90~Predicted trans-membrane domain (TMHMM2.0):825-848:867-890:894-912), producing MSSSSSGSRLSGLLALSLFLLLSLSTSRIPPSPSSSSSSSVSAFASSLSPFPSSLVADASIFSGLFLNSVFSLSSAFLPSGSWELQGVSALPVSGPAAMETGVEGQRYQRQIQVSSFLADKDFRRLFHLTNAFEASTVPHELTAFVALRFFPPSFAPAFSASSKLPKPLVNALCQRVQSLLASSPLASSPLSSSSRSSIAREKDSELTLSHLLQARRLMACDFKIPRGLSAGLAAALVSPSRRKTGEDDASQVRRLVAALISLAEITETQDSDEQGEEERKGNDPETEDKPTVEMSRQTEPPRSSFLKSKLKDVHYLDLADAVISYLQKLQNETRTQEGLPLSGPWKAEAETQHASAAALLALSQSVLLLSRDSQTQKVAALQRFTDGLKLLERELRAVVLLGEETDSRDRGDGEDSKVEERNALRLSLLLHAYFNFATLAETRFSPVVFPPSLARLGEAGLEAAIGFLQTIPLEESEPVAALLPLLNAVQAAAQAGAFGVVQERLQRVEICDVWGRPLPADAQLHVVLSFQSTIDGEKDEEEEAKVTFSRDSTSTPSANRCLFSSRDRRLERATRVVYFLRRQEKNRRESRFLLLRERASRDLGTAARSGTPTDPLPFGVDLEVAAVPVYDGEIEQAEREEQILFRSGTRQPQAEASALLAKTHELRFTLQLATDWRTAGRRDGGKTSGPDQVSLLITFLSPEGEDAVKAPFRLPLHLRSRQIRLPLVNAKKHTYQLQLSLDNQRLFPRLTGDYRFELLVADRSMQSPLRLHLLDKELVFSRPVKLLHIPTGDGEMLAILPVEKNMLPAPLLSWENSPPPQQASLLAAILGAALCCLLPSGALWMLWRSKAIDVPHKIGEPSALQVLFIGAIVVQGLIVVLYFFCIAFLQLLPVLGVSLAVTSLIGYRALCQSRAQQLNESGFPEKKTF from the exons ATGTCGTCCTCAAGCTCCGGGTCGAGGCTCTCCGGCCTCCtcgccctgtctctcttccttctcctgtctctctccacgtctcgcatccctccctccccttcctcctcttcttcctcttctgtctctgctttcgcttcttcactctctccttttccctcttctcttgtcgCAGATGCTTCGATTTTCTCTGGGTTGTTTCTCAattccgttttctctctttcttctgcctttcttccctctgggTCTTGGGAGCTGCAAGGAGTGAGtgctcttcctgtctccggcCCAGCCGCCATGGAGACAGGCGTCGAGGGTCAGCGGTATCAGAGGCAAATTCaagtttcctcttttctcgcggaCAAGGATTTCAGGCGTCTCTTCCACCTCACAAATGCATTTGAG GCCTCAACGGTCCCTCACGAATTAACAGCgttcgtcgctcttcgcttctttcctccctcatTCGCCCCTGCCTTCTCGGCCTCCTCAAAACTCCCGAAGCCGCTCGTCAACGCTCTCTGTCAAAGAGTgcagtctctcctcgcctcctctcccctcgcttcctctcccctctcgtcttcttcgcgctcttccattgcaagagagaaagactcCGAATTGACCCTTTCGCACTTGCTGCAGGCTCGGCGGTTAATGGCGTGCGACTTCAAGATTCCTCGC GGACTGTCCGCGGGCCTCGCGGCCGCCCTCGTCTCGCCCTCTCGAcggaagacaggagaagatGACGCGTCGCAGGTGCGAAGACTCGTCGCTGCTCTGATCAGCCTCGCGGAGATCACAGAAACGCAGGACTCAGACGAacaaggcgaagaggaacggAAAGGCAACGAcccagaaacagaagacaagCCGACTGTGGAAATGTCTCGGCAGACAGAACCTCCacgttcttcgtttctcaaGTCGAAACTGAAGGACGTGCACTACCTGGACCTGGCTGACGCGGTCATCTCTTATCTCCAGAAACTTCAAAACGAGACGC GGACGCAAGAAGGCCTGCCCCTCTCTGGGCCGTGGAAGGCGGAGGCCGAGACACAGCACGCGAGTGCAGCAGCTTTGCTCGCCTTGTCTCAGAGTGtacttcttctttctcgcgacTCTCAGACACAGAAAGTCGCCGCTCTCCAGAGGTTCACAGACGGCCTGAAGCTGCTGGAAAGAGAGCTGCGTGCGGTCGTCCTTcttggagaggaaacggactcgcgagacagaggagacggagaagactcaaaagtggaagagcgaaacgcCTTGCGCCTCAGCTTGCTGCTCCACGCTTACTTCAA cttcGCGACGCTCGCGGAGACGCGCTTCTCCCCAGTCGTGTTTCCTCCGAGTCTTGCGCGTCTCGGGGAAGCAGGCCTCGAAGCCGCTATCGGATTTTTGCAGACAATTCCGCTGGAGGAATCGGAGCCTGTCGCCGCCCTCCTGCCGCTCCTCAACGCAGTCCAA GCGGCCGCACAAGCGGGCGCGTTCGGCGTCGTTCAAGAGAGGCTGCAACGCGTGGAGATCTGCGACGTCTGGGGGAGACCGTTGCCAGCAGATGCTCAGCTGCATGTGGTTCTCTCGTTCCAGTCGACAAtcgacggagaaaaggacgaggaagaagaagcgaaa GTGACTTTTTCGCGGGACTCGACGTCGACGCCCTCCGCGAATCGatgccttttttcttcgcgtgACCGGCGCCTGGAGCGCGCGACGCGTGTTGTCTACTTTCTgcggagacaagagaaaaatcGGCGAGAGTCAAgattccttcttctccgagaGCGTGCGAGCCGAGACTTGGGCACTGCTGCGCGAAGTGGAACG ccgaCAGATCCGCTTCCGTTTGGCGTCGACCTCGAAGTGGCGGCGGTGCCAGTGTATGACGGAGAGATAGAACaggccgagagagaggaacagatcCTCTTTCGCTCAGGCACAAGACAACCGCAGGCGGAAGCCTCTGCGCTCCTTGCCAAGACTCACGAGCTGCGCTTCACCCTGCAG CTCGCGACGGACTGGAGAACGGCGGGCAGACGCGACGGTGGCAAGACCTCTGGTCCCGATCAg GTCAGCCTGCTGATAACATTTCTTTCTCCCGAAGGGGAGGACGCTGTCAAGGCGccctttcgtctccctctccatctcagaagcagacagattcgtcttcctctcgtgaATGCCAAGAAACACACATATCAACTGCAACTTTCCCTCGACAATCAG CGCTTGTTCCCTCGACTCACTGGCGACTACCGCTTCGAGCTTCTCGTCGCAGACCGTTCAATGCAGAGTCCCCTTCGTCT GCATTTACTCGACAAAGagcttgttttttctcgccctGTGAAGCTCCTCCACATCCCCACTGGCGACGGCGAAATGCTCGCCATTCTTCCTGTCGAAAAAAACATGTTGCCAGCCCCGCTGCTCTCTTGGGAAAACTCACCTCCACCCCAACAG GCCTCGTTGCTGGCAGCCATCCTCGGAGCCGCTCTttgctgtcttctcccttctggAG cgctgTGGATGCTGTGGCGGTCGAAAGCCATCGACGTGCCTCACAAAATTGGAGAGCCTTCGGCCCTTCAAGTTCTTTTCATTGGAGCAATCGTGGTGCAG GGTTTGATTGTGGTACTTTACTTTTTTTGTATCGCCTTCCTTCAACTGTTGCCGGTTCTCGGAGTTTCACTGGCCGTCACTTCGTTGATTGGATACCGTGCATTGTGCCAGAGCCGGGCACAGCAACTGAACGAGAGCGGCTTTCCTGAAAAGAAGACGTTCTGA